In Segatella copri, the DNA window TGAGGAAAGTGAGAAACTGGAGGTAAGGGCATTGGCGGAGAAACTCGGTGACGACATGGAAGCTGCCATCCGACAGCTTGCAGAGGACAAACAAGAGAACAAGTAAATTCATTATCCACTTAATCCAAAAGTAAAAATGAGAACAAAAGTAATCATGACAATCTGCCTGTTCCTGCTGATAGTAGGAAAGGCAAGCGCACAGTGGTCTGTCATAGATCCTACCAACATTGCGCAGAGTATCATCAACTCGTCCAACAACATCGTCCACACGTCTTCGACGGCTCAGAACATGCTCAACAACTTCAAG includes these proteins:
- a CDS encoding DUF4141 domain-containing protein — protein: MRTKVIMTICLFLLIVGKASAQWSVIDPTNIAQSIINSSNNIVHTSSTAQNMLNNFK